The genomic window GAAGTCCTGCTCTGTCACGGGCTGTTCCGTTTCCGGCGCACGCAGCACCGAAAATATGCTCCCGACCGATACATTCACGTCGATGTTGGACGAGCCGTCTAGTGGGTCGAACAGCAGCAGGTAGCGGCCCCTGGGATAGCAGTCGGGTATCTGGTAGGGCGCATCCATTTCCTCCGAGGCCATGCCGGCCAGATAGCCGCCCCAGTTATTGCCTTCGATGAACAGGGTGTTGCTGATCAGGTCCAGCTTCTGCTGGGACTCGCCTTGCACATTTACCGCGCCGGCACCACCAAGCACGCCGCCCAGGGCACCGGCAGCGACCTTGCGGGCGATGCGCTTGCAGCACAGCGCAACATTGAGCAGCAGGCTGTTGAAGTCGCCGCTGGCGCCGGGGAAGCGGCGCCGTTCCTCGATCAGGAACTGGGTCAGGGTGATGCGCATGTCCGGGTTCATCGTCTGTCTCCTTTGGTCTTTTCTCGAATTCTTATCGCTCGAGCGCCTGCCGTCGCAGCCGGCGCAGGATGCCGCCATAACCGCCGTCCTCGTCCGGGGCGCCAAACACCGCGCTGCCGGCAACGAAGGTATCGGCGCCGGCCGCGGCAATGCGGCCGATGTTGTCGGCCTTGACGCCGCCATCGACCTGCAGCCAGATCGGTTGCCCGCCACCGGCCGCATGCTGGTCGATGCGCATGCGTGCCTCGGCCAGCTTGGCCAGGCTGGCCGGCAGGAAGGACTGGCCGCCGAAGCCGGGATTGACGCTCATGATCAGCACCAGGTCCAGCCGGTCCATCAGGTGGTCCAGCCAGAACAGCGGTGTTGCCGGATTGAATGCCAGCCCGGCGCGGCAGCCGCATTCACGAATCATGCCCAGCGTGCGGTCCACATGCCGGCTGGCTTCCGGATGGAAGGTGATGATGTCGGCGCCGGCGGCGGCGAACAGCGGAATCAGCGCATCCACCGGCTCCACCATCAGGTGCACGTCGAGCGGTATCGCCACATGCGGTCTGATGGCCTGGCATACCAGCGGGCCTATCGTCAGGTTGGGCACATAGTGGTTGTCCATCACATCGACATGTACCAGTTCGGCGCCGGCGCTCTCGATGGCCCGCACTTCCTCGCCTAGCCGCGCAAAGTCGGCCGACAGGATGGAAGGCGCAATCCGGATCCGGGCGCCCATGTCAGCAAGCCTCGAACAGGGTGCCTTCATGCCAGCGTGCTAGCGCCGGGAGGTCGACCCAGCGATGCTCCGCGCCGGGAATGCGCTGCGGCAGCGGATGTTCGGGGTCGCCCAGATGCGGCAGCAACAGCATGGCGTCGCTGAAGGAATGCAGCGCGGTGTAGGCCGTGGGTGTGACGATGGCCGGAATGCCGGCCGCGCTGGCGGCAGCCAGGCCGTTGGCGGAATCCTCGAAGGCGATGCAGGCATAGCCCGGCATGCCCAGTGCGCGCAGCGCGGCAAGATACACGTCCGGCGCGGGCTTCTTGCGCTGCGTGGTGCCGGCGTCGCAGACCGCGGCGAACAGGCGGCGCCAGTTGTGGCCCAGCGGCTCGCGCAGCAGCGCGTCTACATTGGCCGGCGTGGTAGTAGTGGCAATCGCCATCGGCAGGCCGGCCTGTGCCGCCTCGGTAATCAGCCGCTCCACGCCGGGCCGCAGCGGTAGCCG from Noviherbaspirillum sp. L7-7A includes these protein-coding regions:
- the rpe gene encoding ribulose-phosphate 3-epimerase, which encodes MGARIRIAPSILSADFARLGEEVRAIESAGAELVHVDVMDNHYVPNLTIGPLVCQAIRPHVAIPLDVHLMVEPVDALIPLFAAAGADIITFHPEASRHVDRTLGMIRECGCRAGLAFNPATPLFWLDHLMDRLDLVLIMSVNPGFGGQSFLPASLAKLAEARMRIDQHAAGGGQPIWLQVDGGVKADNIGRIAAAGADTFVAGSAVFGAPDEDGGYGGILRRLRRQALER
- a CDS encoding HAD-IA family hydrolase, coding for MQALIFDVDGTLADTESAHRAAFNAAFAEAGLDWHWSEALYTRLLDVAGGKERIAHYWRTVDPLHAARRGEMVERIHALKTRLYEEQVSGGRLPLRPGVERLITEAAQAGLPMAIATTTTPANVDALLREPLGHNWRRLFAAVCDAGTTQRKKPAPDVYLAALRALGMPGYACIAFEDSANGLAAASAAGIPAIVTPTAYTALHSFSDAMLLLPHLGDPEHPLPQRIPGAEHRWVDLPALARWHEGTLFEAC